The following are encoded together in the Acidicapsa ligni genome:
- a CDS encoding zinc-dependent alcohol dehydrogenase family protein encodes MSSAVTIVRFHKTGSADVLQFDQIPLPEPGQGEVRIRVKALGLNRAEIMFRNGQYLETPVSPSKNGYEASGIIEAVGPDVDSKWIGKAVSTVPGTFKLNEHGVYGEVAVVPFHGIAEYPSTLSYEEGASIWMQYLTAYGALVWLGKIAKGDFIVITAASSSVGVAAIEIAKAEGAISIAVTRTATKKAKLLELGADHVIVTDEEDLVVRVNEITSGKGARIVFDPIGGKILESLAAATAPKGTIFEYGALAPEPTPYPLFTALAKYLTIRAYTLFEVTPDPIFPKAKQYIFDHLASGAFKPIIDKRFRFAEIVEAHRYMESNAQIGKIVVTL; translated from the coding sequence ATGTCCAGTGCAGTAACGATCGTTCGCTTTCATAAGACCGGGTCCGCTGATGTTCTTCAGTTTGATCAAATCCCTCTTCCCGAGCCCGGTCAGGGTGAAGTCCGCATTCGCGTCAAAGCTCTCGGACTTAACCGCGCCGAGATTATGTTCCGCAATGGCCAATATCTCGAGACTCCGGTGTCTCCATCCAAGAATGGCTACGAGGCCTCCGGAATTATTGAAGCGGTAGGCCCGGATGTCGATTCCAAATGGATCGGTAAGGCTGTGAGCACTGTACCTGGAACTTTCAAACTCAACGAGCATGGAGTTTATGGCGAAGTCGCGGTTGTTCCTTTTCATGGGATAGCCGAATATCCCTCAACCCTCTCGTATGAAGAGGGCGCATCCATCTGGATGCAGTACCTCACCGCATATGGTGCGCTTGTTTGGCTCGGTAAGATTGCCAAAGGAGACTTCATTGTTATCACCGCGGCCAGCAGTAGTGTAGGCGTGGCTGCGATTGAGATTGCCAAGGCAGAGGGCGCTATCAGCATCGCGGTCACTCGAACTGCTACGAAGAAGGCAAAGCTACTCGAACTTGGAGCAGATCACGTCATCGTTACCGATGAAGAAGACCTGGTCGTCCGAGTTAACGAGATCACCTCGGGCAAAGGCGCGCGGATCGTCTTCGATCCGATTGGTGGAAAGATTCTAGAATCGCTCGCTGCTGCGACAGCTCCCAAGGGCACGATCTTCGAGTACGGAGCCCTGGCTCCCGAACCCACTCCTTACCCTCTGTTCACGGCACTCGCCAAGTACCTTACTATCCGTGCTTATACACTCTTTGAGGTGACACCCGATCCTATATTCCCCAAGGCGAAGCAATATATTTTCGACCATCTTGCTTCGGGTGCTTTCAAGCCCATTATTGATAAGAGATTTCGTTTCGCTGAAATTGTAGAAGCCCATCGCTATATGGAATCCAACGCGCAAATCGGTAAGATCGTCGTCACGCTATAA
- a CDS encoding HugZ family pyridoxamine 5'-phosphate oxidase → MSTTESVSPRRHAYTDPSASQLPEPSYAERVRTLVSLGTIATLSTISLKRPGYPFGSLMPYAIDESGRPIFLISNMAMHTQNLQADPRASLFVSQAGDGDPLGTARATLVGDVLPVPEEENSAARERYLARYENSRSWVDFKDFGFYRLQPLDIYYVGGFGVMGWVTADDYLIAKIDPLAEAAPRILSHMNTDHVPAMILLARAHSNLEASEATMTAVDRLGFHLRLKTADGMKGTRINFLRAVQNADETRKVLVEMVQTAEPKLS, encoded by the coding sequence ATGTCTACAACAGAGTCCGTATCCCCTCGCAGGCACGCATATACCGATCCGAGCGCATCTCAGCTTCCAGAGCCCAGTTACGCCGAGCGGGTGCGCACTCTGGTCTCGCTTGGTACCATCGCGACATTGTCGACTATATCGCTGAAGCGGCCAGGCTACCCGTTCGGATCTCTCATGCCTTATGCAATCGACGAGAGCGGACGGCCTATCTTCCTAATCAGCAACATGGCAATGCACACCCAGAACCTTCAGGCAGATCCGCGCGCCAGTTTGTTTGTGAGTCAGGCGGGCGATGGCGATCCACTCGGCACTGCACGAGCTACTCTGGTCGGCGATGTCCTCCCCGTACCCGAGGAAGAAAACTCCGCGGCTCGCGAGCGCTATCTTGCACGGTATGAGAACAGCCGTTCCTGGGTCGATTTCAAAGACTTCGGTTTTTATCGTCTGCAACCCCTCGACATCTATTACGTAGGCGGCTTCGGCGTGATGGGGTGGGTGACCGCAGATGACTATCTCATCGCAAAGATCGATCCTCTAGCGGAGGCCGCCCCGAGGATTCTGAGCCACATGAATACGGACCACGTCCCCGCGATGATTCTGCTGGCCAGGGCCCACTCGAACCTCGAAGCCAGCGAAGCTACAATGACAGCAGTCGACCGCCTTGGGTTTCACCTTCGCTTGAAAACAGCAGACGGGATGAAGGGAACACGAATCAACTTCCTCCGCGCAGTGCAGAACGCCGACGAAACTCGCAAGGTACTCGTGGAAATGGTTCAAACAGCCGAACCCAAGCTCTCGTAG
- a CDS encoding cupin domain-containing protein has translation MSRFLRRFIPNLNEHLTDDRLASLFCDELPFAERLVARQHLAKCWHCRVRQEDLEGRRADRMVDLYRDALSSEDLMLQAKPRDEFARRLELRIQRETPRRRWAFRFPHVSFPVLTPMNPTVAVGMVLGLMAVISFFTWWQQRAPDITSNTLLVRAEKWDISSSAHAVGVVYQTVQITTRKQTMKRSIYRDLQGKRQPRLAKLEEKEEHLRGMMVRAGLDWDEPLSASGYQTWHDHQHIREDHIVRTGRHLLRLTTAVPDGSVSEQSLTVRDTDFHPVQRTVAFRDNDTVEIAELDFKILPWTAIDASVFEPIGGVLRAEPASPARVLSFPRMPEVINTDQLDETELGARLILNQLHADTGEQIEINRISQGIEVEGMVETDERKRELQAHLQTLPHVVVSIRSVDELKNNPDAGENVRSIKTASMPDQPSPLEIYLQTRGRGVSAISVLAQKLFNCALTISQESKAIVELRAHFLPDEQKTVIASAMSAELIYSHHERLRIALKEEHELLAEVPIGPLSVDKTSTSRPASGAATVAITGAPVLMDAAARNLALCRELTQTNSPAARSAENILAEMSATMGDLTAGANEAYGKPQDDTVLSGKK, from the coding sequence ATGAGTCGATTTTTAAGACGTTTCATTCCTAACCTAAACGAGCATCTCACCGATGATCGTTTAGCGAGTTTGTTCTGTGACGAGTTGCCGTTTGCCGAGAGGCTGGTCGCCAGGCAGCATCTGGCGAAGTGCTGGCACTGCCGGGTTCGCCAGGAAGATCTTGAAGGACGGCGCGCGGATCGAATGGTGGATCTTTATCGCGATGCTCTCAGCAGCGAGGATCTAATGCTGCAGGCAAAGCCAAGGGATGAGTTTGCCCGACGTCTTGAACTTCGTATACAGCGCGAGACTCCGCGAAGAAGGTGGGCTTTTCGCTTTCCACATGTTTCTTTCCCCGTGCTTACCCCTATGAATCCAACAGTGGCCGTCGGTATGGTGCTCGGTCTTATGGCTGTGATTTCGTTCTTCACCTGGTGGCAGCAGCGTGCTCCGGATATCACTTCGAACACGCTTCTGGTGCGCGCGGAGAAGTGGGATATATCCAGCTCTGCCCATGCTGTGGGCGTCGTGTACCAGACGGTTCAAATCACGACGCGGAAGCAAACGATGAAGCGTTCCATTTATCGGGATCTACAGGGAAAGCGTCAGCCGAGGCTGGCAAAGCTGGAGGAGAAGGAAGAACATCTCAGGGGCATGATGGTTCGAGCGGGCCTGGACTGGGATGAACCTCTTTCGGCGTCCGGCTACCAGACGTGGCATGACCATCAACATATACGCGAGGATCATATCGTTCGTACTGGAAGGCACCTGCTCCGCTTGACCACAGCCGTTCCCGATGGTTCCGTCTCAGAGCAATCGCTGACGGTGCGCGATACGGACTTTCATCCTGTACAGCGTACGGTCGCCTTTCGCGATAACGACACCGTAGAGATTGCCGAACTTGACTTCAAGATATTGCCGTGGACTGCGATCGACGCGAGCGTGTTCGAGCCTATTGGCGGTGTATTGCGTGCGGAGCCAGCGAGTCCGGCCCGGGTTCTTTCTTTTCCGCGCATGCCGGAAGTAATTAACACCGATCAGCTCGATGAGACAGAGCTTGGCGCGAGACTCATTCTGAACCAGCTTCATGCGGATACCGGCGAGCAGATTGAGATCAACAGGATTTCGCAGGGAATTGAAGTAGAGGGCATGGTTGAGACAGATGAGCGTAAGCGAGAACTGCAGGCGCACCTGCAGACGCTGCCTCATGTAGTGGTCTCCATCCGAAGTGTAGATGAGCTTAAGAACAATCCTGATGCCGGTGAAAACGTAAGGAGCATCAAGACTGCTTCGATGCCGGACCAGCCATCTCCACTGGAGATATACCTACAGACGCGTGGACGTGGAGTCAGCGCTATCAGCGTGCTTGCGCAGAAGCTCTTCAACTGTGCATTGACGATCAGCCAGGAGAGCAAGGCTATTGTCGAACTTCGCGCACATTTTCTTCCTGACGAGCAGAAGACGGTTATCGCGTCGGCAATGTCAGCAGAGTTGATTTACAGCCATCACGAGAGACTGCGGATCGCACTGAAAGAGGAACATGAATTGCTGGCCGAGGTCCCGATAGGCCCTCTGTCAGTGGATAAGACCTCTACATCGCGACCTGCATCGGGAGCCGCAACAGTAGCTATAACAGGAGCGCCCGTGCTCATGGATGCGGCTGCGAGGAACCTGGCTCTTTGCAGAGAGCTCACACAAACCAATAGTCCTGCTGCGCGGAGTGCGGAGAATATTCTCGCCGAGATGTCCGCAACGATGGGCGATCTGACAGCCGGCGCGAACGAAGCGTACGGAAAGCCTCAGGATGACACCGTCCTGAGCGGAAAAAAGTAG
- a CDS encoding TonB-dependent receptor, whose amino-acid sequence MFRLFPRLLFAVALIAVLGSLSLLGQSATGRFSGQVTDQGGNAISGATVQIVNQETLVKRSTKTNASGEYVVPSLPEGNYQIIVEADGFSRRASEVVRLSPGQVFVFNAQMSVGGMKTEVEVSAGAGATLVETNTASISTTMGQQEVAGYALNGRNFSQLITMAPGVSNQTGQDEAKVGVSGSAKFSVNGGRVEYNTFEVDGSDVLNTSINASRGQGEPLVVYPSIDAIQDMKVLTADYSALHGKSSSGSVLVTTKSGTEAFHGNGYGFLRNEIFNARNYFDQPDPVPVGFQGKRTYRTPLYRRLDFGATIGGPLFIPHFYNNNKNRTFFFFSEEVRREKTPVDYNQAVPSMAERGQGQTIPGIGDFSDVCPIPSPGKVLTSNPSAYPDCPQGPELPGSSALSVGNTVSVDYASAAILNSGIIPEPNSSSGCNSTNPSPLAHCYVGSVSPPTHWREELFRIDHNLTEKERLSFRYIHDAWDTVTLVPQWGVVQNSFPTVENQLDGPGLNMMLSLAQTLPHGFINLLSASYEVEHVSLAPLPGPGVTSLKRPAILDNPISAGAAPIPGTMACGQLMAPGGSYTPQSFTACPFGYIFSNGYGGNKLPGLDFQGNNGAYGGHGFAADTGYAPWNQANPTFNLRDDASKIIGKHTLQFGFEGTFVQQNELSGVTGANSGDLQGLLTFSNQQSIYTSGNAFADFLAGPGFSPSNPLIAPPLVGQGAIKSFTQDSGQVKYYNRYKIAELYLQDDWRVNSRLTINAGFRASLFGSWYNPKSTAYNWRPEAFNQSIGSSIYVDPTNSYLVKKSTGLPVPLNRNGPYSLASLDSSITNGLVQCGAGTVPNSCMTNKLFHPAPRVGFSWDPWGNGKTAIRAGYGLYWEHGTGYEANVGSLIGSAPLVLSETQSNVRNYNLIGLSCQGGTTQCGNTVSPTGGATFPLNVTSVPTKAVYSYTQQWSLSVQHEVRKEMVAQLAYVGTKGTHLTAVRDLNQLQPLSNALNPFQPGQPITAAVCGSGAGGGPFSVAGVNGASGGPITVPTSPGISAGTPGYTNMFVACTGNPGFGTGIPLQKLGISADVLRPYLGFSNIISVENIADSEYNAFQGTLRQTTGPLTVGVAYTWSHSVDDASDRSSANFANSLDIHSNHASSDFDQRHMLNVNYIYDLPLLRLLDGFVHLVGSGSDPSENESSAQADTKRNFAPLERELIGGWQLSGITTYQTGTPFSVINGGGSDGTGTADNAGVGDGLGVGSYADVIGNARAGKPFVGQTSSNVGPLLLNPRAFAAPRGLTFGDSGRNYLNNPSRINFNMSIFKHFKPFHDRFDIEFRAEAFNVFNHTQFRITDPANPGNTGNNVINCYGTQTELYSAGASGCLTGNSFLHPVDAHDPRILQFALKGNF is encoded by the coding sequence ATGTTTCGTTTATTTCCCCGGCTACTGTTTGCTGTGGCGCTCATTGCTGTGCTGGGCAGCCTGTCCCTTCTCGGACAAAGCGCCACCGGTCGTTTTTCAGGCCAAGTTACCGATCAGGGCGGCAACGCCATCTCCGGTGCTACCGTCCAGATTGTCAATCAAGAGACTCTGGTCAAGCGGTCGACGAAGACGAATGCGTCAGGGGAATATGTCGTTCCGTCTTTACCTGAAGGAAACTATCAGATCATTGTGGAAGCGGACGGATTCAGCCGAAGAGCGAGCGAAGTCGTCAGGCTCTCGCCGGGGCAGGTCTTCGTCTTCAATGCCCAGATGTCAGTTGGCGGAATGAAAACTGAAGTTGAGGTTAGTGCCGGAGCGGGAGCGACTCTTGTCGAAACCAACACTGCCTCAATCTCCACGACCATGGGTCAGCAGGAAGTAGCCGGCTATGCTTTGAACGGTCGCAACTTCTCGCAGTTGATCACCATGGCGCCGGGTGTGAGCAACCAGACCGGACAGGATGAGGCGAAGGTTGGTGTGTCCGGAAGCGCAAAGTTCAGCGTGAACGGCGGTCGCGTGGAGTACAACACCTTTGAGGTGGACGGAAGCGACGTTCTCAATACCAGCATCAATGCCAGCCGCGGACAGGGCGAACCTTTGGTGGTATACCCCAGCATCGACGCCATTCAGGATATGAAGGTGCTCACCGCGGACTACAGTGCCCTTCATGGTAAGAGTTCATCGGGCAGCGTTCTGGTGACTACTAAATCCGGTACCGAAGCGTTTCACGGCAACGGCTACGGTTTTCTCCGCAACGAAATATTCAACGCCCGAAACTATTTCGATCAGCCCGATCCAGTTCCGGTAGGTTTTCAAGGAAAACGTACTTACCGGACGCCTTTATACCGGAGGCTTGATTTTGGCGCGACCATCGGTGGGCCACTTTTCATTCCGCATTTCTATAACAACAATAAGAACAGGACCTTTTTCTTTTTCTCAGAAGAGGTACGTCGCGAGAAGACTCCGGTTGATTACAACCAGGCTGTGCCGTCGATGGCGGAGCGTGGGCAAGGACAAACCATTCCCGGTATAGGCGACTTCTCCGATGTCTGTCCGATACCTAGCCCGGGGAAAGTTCTCACATCGAATCCATCGGCATATCCAGATTGTCCACAGGGGCCGGAGTTGCCTGGCAGCAGCGCTCTTTCGGTCGGCAATACAGTCTCAGTGGATTATGCCAGCGCGGCGATTCTCAATTCAGGCATCATCCCTGAGCCCAATTCTTCCAGCGGCTGTAACTCGACAAATCCTTCGCCGCTGGCTCATTGCTACGTCGGATCGGTTTCGCCGCCAACGCACTGGCGTGAAGAATTATTCCGCATAGACCATAACCTTACGGAGAAGGAACGCCTGTCTTTCCGTTATATCCATGATGCTTGGGATACGGTAACTCTCGTTCCCCAATGGGGCGTGGTCCAGAACAGCTTTCCTACCGTAGAGAACCAGCTTGATGGACCGGGTTTGAATATGATGCTCAGCCTGGCCCAGACTTTGCCACATGGCTTTATCAATCTTCTCTCTGCAAGTTATGAAGTGGAACATGTTTCACTGGCTCCTCTGCCGGGACCGGGTGTTACATCGCTCAAGAGGCCGGCAATTCTCGATAATCCGATATCGGCCGGAGCTGCTCCGATTCCGGGTACCATGGCATGCGGGCAATTGATGGCGCCCGGGGGCTCATACACTCCGCAGAGTTTCACCGCGTGCCCCTTCGGCTATATCTTCAGCAATGGCTATGGTGGGAATAAGCTGCCTGGCCTGGACTTCCAGGGGAATAATGGCGCCTATGGTGGACATGGTTTTGCTGCGGATACGGGGTATGCTCCGTGGAATCAGGCTAACCCTACTTTCAATCTGAGGGATGATGCCAGCAAGATCATTGGCAAGCACACGCTTCAGTTTGGTTTTGAAGGGACCTTTGTACAGCAGAATGAGTTGAGCGGTGTGACCGGTGCTAATTCCGGTGATCTGCAGGGCCTGCTTACCTTCAGCAATCAGCAGTCAATTTATACATCGGGCAATGCCTTCGCTGATTTTCTTGCAGGCCCGGGGTTCTCACCCAGCAATCCACTGATTGCTCCTCCGCTTGTGGGCCAGGGCGCAATCAAGAGCTTCACGCAAGATAGTGGTCAGGTTAAGTATTATAACCGCTACAAAATTGCGGAGTTGTATCTCCAGGACGATTGGCGGGTGAATTCCCGGCTGACGATCAATGCGGGTTTCCGTGCGAGCTTATTTGGCTCCTGGTATAACCCCAAGAGTACGGCTTATAACTGGAGGCCAGAGGCATTCAATCAGTCGATAGGCTCTTCTATCTATGTCGATCCGACGAATAGTTATCTTGTGAAAAAGAGCACCGGTCTCCCGGTTCCTCTAAATCGAAACGGACCTTACTCGCTTGCTTCGCTTGATTCTTCCATTACTAATGGATTGGTGCAGTGCGGGGCGGGTACTGTGCCAAACAGTTGCATGACGAACAAGCTTTTTCATCCTGCGCCACGTGTTGGATTCTCCTGGGATCCATGGGGCAACGGCAAGACTGCCATTCGTGCAGGCTACGGTCTTTATTGGGAACACGGCACTGGCTATGAAGCCAACGTTGGCTCTTTGATCGGCAGCGCACCGCTGGTATTGAGTGAGACGCAATCGAATGTTCGAAACTATAACTTGATTGGGCTTTCCTGCCAGGGAGGAACCACACAGTGCGGGAATACTGTCAGTCCAACAGGGGGAGCGACTTTTCCTCTGAACGTGACTTCAGTTCCGACAAAGGCAGTTTACTCGTATACACAGCAATGGAGCCTTAGCGTACAGCACGAAGTGCGCAAGGAGATGGTGGCGCAACTCGCTTATGTCGGTACAAAGGGCACGCATCTGACGGCCGTGCGCGATTTGAATCAATTGCAGCCGCTTAGCAACGCTCTCAATCCTTTTCAACCAGGCCAGCCTATTACGGCGGCGGTTTGTGGAAGCGGCGCTGGTGGTGGACCATTTTCTGTGGCAGGTGTGAATGGCGCATCAGGTGGACCGATCACTGTCCCTACTTCTCCGGGTATCAGCGCCGGTACTCCAGGCTACACAAATATGTTCGTTGCCTGTACAGGTAACCCGGGCTTTGGCACTGGGATTCCTCTGCAAAAACTTGGTATCAGCGCCGATGTCCTGCGCCCCTATCTGGGGTTCAGCAATATTATCTCAGTCGAAAACATCGCCGATTCGGAGTACAACGCATTCCAGGGAACGCTTCGCCAGACGACTGGACCTCTAACTGTGGGCGTGGCTTATACCTGGAGCCACTCGGTGGATGATGCTTCCGACCGGTCTTCAGCTAACTTTGCAAACTCGCTCGACATCCATTCCAACCACGCCAGTTCGGATTTCGATCAGCGGCACATGCTGAACGTCAACTACATTTACGATCTTCCGTTGCTGCGATTGCTGGATGGTTTCGTTCACCTGGTGGGAAGCGGCAGCGATCCATCAGAGAATGAATCTTCTGCTCAGGCCGATACGAAGCGGAACTTTGCTCCCCTCGAAAGGGAACTCATTGGCGGCTGGCAGCTCAGTGGCATAACAACATATCAGACCGGAACACCTTTCAGCGTGATTAACGGCGGCGGTTCGGATGGCACTGGTACGGCTGACAACGCTGGGGTGGGCGATGGGCTTGGCGTCGGCTCTTATGCGGACGTCATCGGCAATGCACGCGCCGGAAAACCGTTCGTAGGGCAAACCAGCAGCAACGTGGGGCCTCTTCTTCTCAACCCCAGAGCTTTCGCAGCGCCGCGTGGTCTTACCTTCGGAGATTCCGGTCGCAACTATCTCAATAATCCTTCGCGCATTAATTTCAATATGTCGATCTTCAAACATTTCAAGCCATTCCATGATCGTTTCGATATTGAGTTTCGTGCTGAGGCCTTCAACGTTTTCAATCACACGCAGTTTCGGATTACTGATCCTGCGAACCCTGGAAACACTGGAAATAATGTCATCAACTGTTACGGCACGCAGACTGAACTCTACTCTGCTGGAGCGTCCGGTTGCCTTACCGGCAACTCCTTTCTGCATCCGGTGGATGCGCACGACCCGCGCATCCTGCAGTTCGCTCTGAAGGGTAACTTTTAG
- a CDS encoding carboxylesterase/lipase family protein: MSYKYNAATWWKRWSGFQMVMLIVMVALASFSQAARAQETRLPAQAIQPQPGLPLAPVVKASAGPVQGLDNHGVSEYLGIPYAQPPVGDLRWQPPLPYPQWIGTREATHFGATCAQITTLGAFAGPPNSNEDCLYLNVFTPKQAGSKKLAVLVWIHGGGNFDGESNDYDASKLASKGNLIVVTLNYRLGLLGWLANPALDHEGHAFGNYGLLDQQLALKWVQRNIASFGGDPRKVALGGQSAGSIDASANVVSQLATGLFNRAIFESVLIDSISLSAGEKLGSAFSTAAGCGTGSGPDVATCLRRLPVEAILRLQGTESANGPYVTTAPIADGTIVPSQGLFDALKKGKFAHMPMMSGFTHDEYNFPIAINEYFSATPQTPVSEADVRKYVETTYAANASKVLAAYDLSAYATPQIALDAMGTGSLICPQQAVNATLSSQVPLYAYEFNDRTAPFFFPELPGFQSLAYHTADIQYLFSGYHGGTRGITHPLNSAQEQLSDELVMAWANFARTGNPNRAGDRAGDRPWPRYDVRKPRSSFYLSEDIPASSLRTANQISEEHQCKLWDSLQLP; this comes from the coding sequence ATGAGTTACAAATACAACGCCGCTACATGGTGGAAACGATGGAGCGGATTCCAAATGGTTATGCTGATCGTGATGGTTGCGTTAGCGTCGTTTTCGCAGGCGGCGCGTGCACAGGAAACAAGATTACCTGCACAAGCGATACAACCTCAGCCGGGATTGCCGCTGGCGCCGGTTGTGAAGGCTTCGGCAGGCCCGGTGCAGGGGCTTGATAACCACGGTGTCTCCGAGTATCTGGGCATTCCATACGCGCAACCACCTGTTGGCGATCTGCGCTGGCAGCCGCCGTTGCCTTATCCTCAATGGATAGGGACACGGGAAGCGACGCACTTCGGTGCAACCTGCGCGCAGATCACGACGCTTGGGGCGTTTGCCGGTCCGCCGAACAGTAATGAGGATTGCCTCTATCTCAATGTCTTTACGCCTAAGCAGGCTGGCAGCAAGAAGCTGGCAGTGCTGGTATGGATTCATGGAGGCGGCAATTTCGATGGTGAGAGCAATGACTACGATGCGAGCAAACTCGCTTCGAAGGGCAACCTGATTGTCGTTACTCTCAACTATCGGCTGGGCCTGTTGGGCTGGCTGGCCAATCCGGCACTGGACCATGAGGGGCATGCGTTCGGCAACTACGGCCTGCTGGATCAGCAGTTGGCGCTGAAGTGGGTGCAGAGGAACATTGCATCCTTTGGCGGCGACCCGAGGAAGGTGGCTCTTGGCGGTCAATCCGCAGGATCAATCGATGCGTCGGCCAATGTGGTTTCGCAACTGGCGACGGGTCTGTTCAACCGCGCGATCTTCGAGAGCGTCCTGATCGACTCGATTTCATTGAGCGCTGGAGAAAAGCTGGGAAGCGCATTCTCGACGGCTGCCGGGTGCGGCACTGGTTCTGGCCCCGATGTTGCTACCTGCTTACGGCGCTTGCCTGTAGAGGCCATCCTGCGGTTGCAAGGGACAGAAAGCGCGAACGGTCCCTACGTCACTACTGCTCCAATTGCGGATGGCACGATTGTGCCGAGCCAGGGATTGTTCGATGCGTTGAAGAAGGGCAAGTTCGCGCACATGCCCATGATGAGTGGCTTTACGCATGACGAATACAATTTCCCAATCGCGATTAACGAGTATTTTTCCGCGACGCCACAAACGCCTGTTTCCGAAGCGGATGTGAGGAAGTATGTGGAGACAACTTATGCCGCGAATGCTTCAAAGGTGCTTGCAGCTTACGATTTAAGCGCTTACGCCACTCCTCAAATAGCGCTCGATGCGATGGGTACCGGATCGCTCATTTGTCCGCAGCAGGCTGTGAACGCGACACTGTCTTCGCAGGTTCCGCTCTATGCCTATGAGTTCAACGATCGGACGGCTCCCTTCTTTTTCCCGGAGTTGCCAGGCTTTCAGTCGCTGGCGTATCACACGGCTGACATTCAGTATTTGTTCTCCGGATATCATGGCGGCACGCGAGGAATAACGCATCCGCTTAACAGCGCGCAGGAGCAGCTTTCGGACGAGTTAGTGATGGCCTGGGCGAATTTTGCGAGGACGGGCAATCCAAACCGTGCGGGAGATCGGGCTGGAGATCGACCGTGGCCGCGCTACGATGTTCGCAAGCCCCGATCTTCGTTTTATCTGTCGGAAGACATTCCAGCTTCATCTCTGCGGACGGCTAATCAGATCTCCGAGGAGCATCAGTGCAAGCTCTGGGATAGTTTGCAGCTCCCTTGA
- a CDS encoding MarR family winged helix-turn-helix transcriptional regulator: MNDRAGVSRDERASALAAELRASFGKLKRKLREQGGRSDLKPSHASVVLRLEKDGPAAVSSLARAEGMRPQSMSVIITSLLEAGLVKGSPDPNDGRQTLISLSRKCEKLLQKGRATTQDWLTTTIQNKLSNQEQETLAAAVSLLTRLIED, encoded by the coding sequence ATGAATGATCGAGCAGGTGTTTCCCGGGATGAGCGGGCTTCTGCACTTGCAGCAGAACTTCGTGCGAGCTTTGGGAAGCTGAAGCGAAAACTACGCGAACAAGGTGGGCGAAGTGATTTAAAGCCTTCCCATGCCTCTGTCGTTCTTCGTCTTGAAAAGGACGGCCCTGCGGCTGTATCGAGCCTCGCCCGAGCTGAGGGCATGCGTCCTCAGTCTATGAGTGTCATCATCACATCCTTGCTGGAAGCCGGATTAGTGAAAGGCTCTCCAGACCCGAATGACGGGCGGCAGACCTTGATTTCGCTCTCCAGAAAATGCGAGAAGCTGCTCCAGAAAGGTCGCGCCACAACTCAGGATTGGCTCACAACCACAATTCAGAACAAGCTCTCCAATCAGGAACAGGAAACGCTTGCCGCCGCCGTCAGCCTGCTCACGCGACTCATCGAGGATTGA
- a CDS encoding RNA polymerase sigma factor: MRSIAYEAASVIEEGLDSNTAWGQEFTPEDQADRILHVAENPDVSEEGERGVDQRASCIDPREQILKLYDEYRPRLFRYLRSMKLDREQAEEMIQETFMRLTTQLLKEENIENVQGWIVRVVHNLAVDALKKSDRDAGATSEGILAIENRADPALSPEESYLKKERIRRMDLALSTFNAQQRECFHMRAQGFRYKDIGLALGVSEQRAALVVKQVAVRLAAICG; the protein is encoded by the coding sequence ATGAGAAGCATCGCTTACGAAGCGGCATCGGTAATTGAAGAGGGCCTTGATTCCAATACTGCATGGGGACAGGAATTCACCCCGGAGGATCAGGCCGATCGAATTTTGCATGTTGCGGAGAATCCGGATGTTTCAGAAGAGGGAGAGCGAGGTGTCGATCAACGAGCGTCGTGCATCGATCCGCGAGAACAAATTCTTAAGCTATACGACGAATACCGGCCGCGGCTATTTCGCTATCTTCGCAGCATGAAGCTTGATCGTGAGCAGGCAGAAGAAATGATTCAGGAAACATTCATGCGGCTGACGACTCAGCTTTTAAAGGAAGAGAACATCGAGAATGTGCAGGGATGGATTGTGCGCGTGGTTCACAACCTTGCGGTCGATGCTCTTAAAAAAAGCGACCGAGATGCAGGGGCGACTTCTGAAGGTATTTTGGCCATTGAGAACCGTGCCGATCCCGCACTCAGTCCGGAAGAGAGCTATTTGAAGAAAGAGCGGATCAGGCGCATGGATCTTGCTTTATCTACCTTCAATGCTCAGCAGCGCGAGTGTTTTCATATGCGGGCACAGGGATTTCGTTACAAGGATATCGGCCTGGCGCTTGGTGTAAGCGAGCAGAGGGCAGCTCTTGTTGTGAAGCAGGTGGCAGTGCGACTGGCGGCTATCTGTGGGTAG